From a single Miscanthus floridulus cultivar M001 chromosome 8, ASM1932011v1, whole genome shotgun sequence genomic region:
- the LOC136476776 gene encoding wall-associated receptor kinase 3-like, with product MCSTGVLLARACAVLMCLAVVARAPPAKVHAAGTGNEHLGIPTKASLAHCPSHCRDVEISYPFGIGPGCFRQGFELTCDNTTGSPRLFLGNSTQVTSIHVGRNMAYASAIGYNITMGLGVDTYTQSWEAPTGVVIDDENGIYVVGCGVDIYMFGDNTTDVIGSCMSICTDNREIMERANMGYGACEGLGCCVIWWSLTCRQAFTLKLGRRNSTIALLDEASIKVIFSEYYDFVVGDLYASWVNTSNVRDMLLDIAITDKPSCASAQSQENKDTYACNSESICKDLPVSRGGYNCFCPGQMEGNPYVVDGCIDYNPKAPNDNCTRLCGNITIPFPFGIEEGCFANDNLRLNCTSNNTTILDRRYAQYRVTNLSLDDGLMTVTNMLNDTSSNNMERIVITNYDGQYQSLQPFYEEVVDDNFDFSQEDVVIKWAIANITCQKAMLNKATYACISDNSFCKEVMRGKTHDGYRCKCSDGFQGNPYLKNSCTDIDECAIPNKCNGICHNFNGGFNCTSCHHWKEYDPKKHKCVMSAKQRNLILGIAIGLACGLGSISFALGAIVLTGRWKKDIQRKIRRAYFKKNQGLLLEQLISDESVANKTKIFTLDELEEATNNFDATRVLGHGGHGTVYKGILSDQRVVAIKKSKIVEQTEIDQFINEVAILSQIIHRNVVKLFGCCLEDEVPLLVYEFISNGTLYGILHENIAVKCLLSWDDRIRIALEAAGALAYLHSAAAIPIFHRDVKSSNILLDDNFTVKVSDFGASRSLSLDETHVVTIVQGTFGYLDPEYYHTGQLTEKSDVYSFGVILVELLTRKKPIFINESGAKQSLAHYFVEGLQEGALMEIIDSQIMEEADQEEINDIASVIEACLRSKGGHRPSMKEVDMRLQFLRTKRLRKKTHLLIEKDGEIEPLLCSGTQDTHEHIDVPVNDTHLIVPMMSRCYSLEQEFAASSSMAR from the exons ATGTGCTCCACTGGAGTCCTACTAGCTCGCGCATGTGCTGTGCTCATGTGTTTGGCCGTCGTGGCGCGAGCACCGCCGGCCAAGGTCCATGCCGCCGGGACAGGGAATGAGCACCTTGGTATCCCTACCAAAGCATCCCTGGCGCACTGCCCCTCCCACTGCAGGGATGTCGAAATCTCGTACCCCTTTGGGATAGGGCCGGGCTGCTTCCGGCAAGGCTTCGAGCTCACCTGCGACAACACAACTGGTTCTCCCAGGCTGTTCCTAGGAAACTCAACTCAGGTGACTTCTATACATGTCGGCCGCAATATGGCTTACGCTTCTGCTATTGGCTACAATATCACCATGGGCTTAGGTGTGGACACCTACACTCAATCCTGGGAGGCCCCTACTGGTGTTGTTATTGATGATGAAAACGGTATATATGTAGTTGGATGTGGTGTCGACATCTACATGTTCGGTGATAATACGACAGATGTCATTGGTTCTTGCATGAGTATTTGTACAGATAACAGAGAGATCATGGAGAGGGCAAACATGGGCTACGGTGCCTGTGAAGGGCTTGGCTGCTGCGTCATCTGGTGGTCATTAACGTGCCGGCAAGCATTTACTCTCAAGCTTGGCCGCCGCAATAGTACGATTGCACTGCTAGATGAGGCGAGTATCAAGGTCATCTTTTCGGAATACTATGACTTCGTTGTAGGTGATCTTTATGCAAGTTGGGTGAATACAAGCAATGTTCGAGATATGTTACTTGACATTGCAATCACGGACAAACCAAGCTGCGCAAGTGCCCAATCCCAAGAGAACAAGGATACCTATGCATGTAATAGTGAAAGCATCTGCAAGGATCTACCAGTATCTCGAGGAGGCTACAATTGCTTCTGCCCTGGTCAAATGGAAGGCAACCCCTATGTTGTAGATGGCTGCATAG ATTACAATCCAAAGGCACCCAATGACAACTGTACGAGATTATGTGGAAACATAACCATTCCATTTCCTTTTGGGATTGAAGAAGGCTGTTTCGCAAATGATAACCTACGACTCAACTGCACAAGTAACAACACTACTATTCTAGATCGACGGTACGCACAATATCGTGTGACCAATTTATCACTCGATGATGGGCTTATGACAGTTACAAACATGCTGAATGACACAAGCTCCAACAATATGGAGAGAATAGTCATCACTAACTATGATGGTCAATATCAAAGTTTACAACCATTTTAcgaggaggttgtggatgatAATTTTGATTTCTCTCAGGAGGATGTAGTAATAAAATGGGCTATAGCAAATATAACTTGTCAGAAAGCTATGTTGAATAAGGCTACATATGCGTGCATAAGTGACAACAGTTTCTGCAAAGAAGTCATGCGAGGCAAAACACATGATGGGTACCGCTGCAAGTGTTCCGATGGCTTTCAAGGAAATCCGTACCTTAAAAATAGTTGTACAG ATATTGATGAGTGCGCTATTCCAAACAAATGCAATGGAATATGCCACAACTTTAATGGAGGCTTCAATTGTACAAGTTGCCATCATTGGAAAGAGTATGATCCAAAAAAACACAAATGTGTCATGTCAGCTAAGCAGCGTAATCTAATTCTCG GGATTGCAATTGGGCTTGCTTGTGGCCTTGGATCCATAAGTTTTGCACTTGGTGCGATTGTACTCACCGGTAGGTGGAAAAAAGATATCCAAAGGAAAATCCGAAGAGCATACTTCAAAAAAAATCAAGGTCTGCTCTTGGAGCAACTAATATCAGATGAAAGCgttgcaaacaaaacaaagataTTCACTTTGGATGAACTAGAGGAAGCAACCAACAACTTTGATGCTACTCGTGTTCTAGGTCATGGAGGGCATGGCACAGTTTATAAAGGGATTTTGTCTGACCAACGTGTTGTGGCCATAAAAAAATCCAAAATAGTGGAGCAAACAGAGATAGATCAGTTTATCAATGAGGTTGCTATTTTGTCTCAAATCATTCACCGCAATGTGGTGAAACTTTTTGGTTGTTGCCTAGAAGATGAGGTACCCTTGCTAGTCTATGAATTCATATCGAATGGCACTCTATATGGCATTCTTCATGAAAATATTGCAGTAAAATGCTTGCTATCATGGGATGATCGAATTAGGATTGCACTGGAAGCAGCAGGAGCACTTGCTTATCTACACTCAGCTGCCGCAATACCAATTTTCCATAGAGATGTGAAGTCTTCCAATATACTCTTGGACGACAACTTCACTGTAAAGGTTTCTGATTTTGGTGCTTCAAGATCTCTTTCACTTGATGAAACACATGTGGTGACAATTGTCCAAGGAACATTTGGTTACTTAGACCCAGAGTATTATCATACAGGTCAACTAACTGAGAAGAGTGACGTGTATAGTTTTGGAGTGATACTTGTGGAACTTTTGACAAGAAAGAAGCCAATTTTTATCAATGAATCGGGCGCAAAACAAAGCTTAGCACATTACTTTGTTGAAGGACTGCAGGAAGGGGCTCTCATGGAAATAATAGATTCTCAAATTATGGAAGAGGCAGACCAAGAAGAGATTAATGATATTGCCTCAGTTATAGAAGCGTGCTTAAGATCCAAAGGAGGGcatagaccaagtatgaaagaagTAGATATGAGATTACAATTTCTAAGAACAAAGAGGCTAAGGAAGAAAACACATCTTTTAATTGAAAAGGATGGAGAAATAGAACCTTTGTTATGCTCAGGAACTCAAGACACACATGAACACATTGATGTGCCAGTCAATGATACACATTTAATAGTTCCAATGATGTCTAGGTGCTACAGCTTGGAGCAAGAATTTGCGGCATCATCTAGTATGGCTCGTTAA